The sequence below is a genomic window from Aureispira sp. CCB-E.
AACACCTATTTGATACCCGCAGCTGTATTTGCTCGTGATTACTCAACAAGTAGCTGGCAAAGTCAAGCTGATCAAACCATTTCAACAGAATATATTGCGATGGATAGAGGGTTGGCTACATTTCGATCAGGAACAGATAAAGAGGCAATGGCTATGCAGTTTCATGCAAGACAAGATATGGGAGGTCATACACATGGCGATCGCTTGGACTTTACAATGAGTGCGTTGGGGCGTATTTGGGTTCGAAAAACCTTTGGAGGAAGTCCATTTCAACCTTCGGACTTTCATTCCATGGTTTTAGTGGATGGATTGGGAATCGGCGTTGGCGACCCAGATGGAGATAAGTGTCGACAGCCAGCTACTGTATTAGGGCATCGAATCAATTCAGATTTATCCTCAGTAGCTGGGGATGCTACTTATGCTTATACTTGGGAGTGGCATTGGTCGGCTCGCCCCTTAGGCTCCAATCATCCTTGGTTGGGAAATAACGGTTGGCAGCGAGTAACGGAAACATGGAATGATTTCTTGGTAACGCCTCATTCAGATCCACATTATAATATTCCGTTTTATGATTACCCACATTGGAGTCGCGCAGGTCGTTTAGAACGAATGGTGAAACGACCTTATAATCCTATGGAAAAAGTAGTTCGAAATGTAGGGTTGATAAAAGGGGCGCAGCCTATGCTACTTATTGTAGATGATATCAAGAAAGATTCATTGGTACATCAGTACAAGTGGATGGCTCAAATTGCTCGTGATCTCACTTTAGACCATTATTCTGTTAATTTATTAGATAGCAATTATCAATGCGATATAATTTTAAAAGAGCCAGTAGGAATAGGCAATAGAAGGTTATTGGTAAGGGTGTTGCAGAATGAAAATTATACCGCAAGTCAACCTCCTGGAATAATAGATACAATACCTTACATAAATTTTTTTACAGGAGCTACGTATAATTCTAACCCCAACTGGATTCGCCATAGGTTAATTGTAGAGAGCAATAGTGTCAGTCCCAATTTTAAAGTATTGTTATTTCCCTATACTCTTGGAGATACATTACCCATAACTAATTGGAATCCTACACACGATAGCTTAGAAATAGTCCTGCCTAATGCAACTAAAATGCTTCGTTTTTATAAAGACCATCAAAATAATACTCAGTTTGAAATGGTCAATACCTCAAGTTTGAATTTGCCACTAGATTGGCTTGAATTGGTGGCAGAAAGAGAAACAGCGACAATGGTTCAACTCAAATGGCAAACTCTGGGGGAGGTTAACAACAAAGGATTTGATGTAGAGCGCTTGTTTGATAATGAAAATGATTTTACTAAGATTGCTTGGGTCGAAGGAAATGGTACTTCCAACGCTTTACATTCTTATGAGTTATTAGATGAAAATACCTATGAAGGAAATACTTACTACAGACTTAAGCAAGTAGATTGCGATGGGCAAGTCAGTTACAGTCCAATTAAAACAGTTCGTGGGGTTACTAATGATAAAAAATGGATGATTTATCCCAATCCAACAACAGATCATATTTTTATTTACTCCGATGCTTTAGAAGATAGGAACGTAAGTATTCATATTTATACTATGGAAGGTAAACTTGTATTCAATCAGCAAAAGAAGCTAATCGCTCATAGAGTGACGACCTTGGAGGAGACTGTACAATTGCCACAAGGAACGTATATGATACAAATGAGCTTTGAAGATGGGGAAAACCACAATAAGATATTTGTAAAACAAGAATGAATTCGTCTGTATAGATAAGAAATTTCCCCCTGAGTGTTTCATGATAGCAATTGCTGTATTGCTATGGGAGAAGGCGCAAGCCTTCTCCTCTTTTATGTTTTAGAACAAACAGTCTGCATTATTACCTGTTCTGCATAATCTCTCATCAAGTGAGATAATAATCCTTCTTTGTTGGTGTTCCTTAGATTATACAATAGTTTGTTAAAACCCCGTAACGAACTACTAGTTACTAAAAAGGGTGGTCAAAATAGTAGAACGGATTCTCTCTATTTTAACCACCCATATAAAACTATAAAAACCAGATTGTCAGTAACTAGATTTTACACGTATTTGAATTTTAGCTTGCTGATAATCATAATGTTAGTTTGTTGTTTTATTTTTTGCCGTGACATTGTTTGTATTTCTTGCCACTTCCACAAGGACAAGGATCATTACGTTTTATCTTTTCTGTGTCACGTTTGAATGTTTTTACTTTTTCAATTGTTTGTGTTGCATTATTAGCATTTTGCGCAGCACGACGTTGCATTTCCTCTGCTTCTTTTTGAGCCTCAATATTTGTTTGTAGATTTTCGTTATCAACTTCTACCTCTTGAGCCTCGTGTACATCTTCCGATTCTTGAATAGGAATACCTCCTTTGAATAAGAAGCTAGTGATTTCTTTGCTAATTCTATCCAAGAACAACTCATAAAGTTTAGAAGCTTGAATTTTATAAACAACCAAAGGATCTTTTTGCTCAAAAGAAGCCGATTGAGTTTGATCTTTTAATTCGTCCAAATCACGCAAATGCTCTTTCCATGCATTGTCAATCAAGCCTAAAGTAATTGATTTTTCGATATCATTAACCAAGGATTTGCCATTTGTGCTAATAGCTGCTTTTAAGTCTGCCCCTATTTCCATTCCTTTGGTACCATCAGTAAAAGGAATACCAATTTTTTGGTAGTTGGTATTGGGGTCATTGTAAACGCGGTTAATAATAGGCATTAGACGTTGAGCAATGTCGCTAAATTTAGCTTTGTACGTTCTTGCAGCTTGATTGTACAATTTATCCATTAACTTGTCTAGTACTGTTTCGCTTCTAAACTCATTTTCGGTAATATTAGTCTCAAAGCCATAATAACGAATCACATCTTGAGCAAAGGCATTATAATCGTTGTTGACTTTGTGAGTAGTTACCAAAGACACAGCTACTTGGTCAAACATATCGTTTAGATCGATCGCCAAACGTTCTCCATACAAGGCATTATTACGCTTTTTGTAAATAGATTCCCGTTGAATGTTCATAACATCATCGTATTCCAACAAGCGTTTACGAACTCCAAAGTTATTTTCTTCAATACGTTTTTGAGCACGTTCAATGGCATTCGTAATCATTTTGTGTTGCAATGCTTCTCCTTCTTGATGCCCCATTGTGTCCATCAATTTTGAGATACGCTCAGACCCAAATAAACGCATTAGTTTGTCTTCTAAAGAAACATAGAATTGAGACATCCCGACATCTCCTTGACGACCAGCACGACCACGCAACTGTCTATCGACACGTCTCGAATCATGGCGTTCTGTACCAATGATTGCCAAACCACCTGCTTTTTTAACTTCATCCGAAATCTTGATATCCGTACCACGACCAGCCATATTGGTAGCAATAGTTACTTGCCCTGCTTTACCTGCTTCAGCAACAACATCTGCCTCACGAGCGTGTTGTTTTGCATTCAAAACATTGTGCTCAATTTTGCGAAGTTGGAGCAAACGGCTTAACATCTCCGATTGTTGGACAGAAGTAGTACCCACTAACACAGGTTGTCCTTTTTTGGTCAATTCAACAACGTCATTAATAATTGCATTAATTTTTTCTCGTTCTGTTTTGTAGACCAAATCATTTCTATCATCACGAACAATTGGACGATTGGTAGGAATAACAACTACATCCAATTTATAGATATTCCACAGTTCTTGTGCTTCGGTTTCTGCTGTACCAGTCATACCTGCTAATTTATGGTACATACGGAAGAAGTTTTGAAGCGTAATGGTAGCATAAGTTTGAGTAGTTTTTTCGATCTTAACACTCTCTTTTGCTTCTAGTGCTTGGTGCAAACCATCAGAAAAACGACGTCCATCCATGATACGTCCTGTTTGCTCATCTACAATTTTTACCTCATTATTCATCACAACATACTCATCCTCTCTATGAAACAAGGTATAGGCTTTTAGCAATTGACGCAAGGCATGCAAACGCTCATTTTTGGCTTGAAAAGCCAATAGAGCTTCATCTTTTTTAGCAACAATCTCCTCTTGACTTAATCCTTCGATTTTGTCAATATCCGAAAGGATTGTTCCAATGTCATCCATCACAAAAAGACTATCATCGCCAGCACCTTTACCTAAGAGCATACGACCATTATCCGTTAGCTCAACCGATCTATTTTTTTCTTCAATAACAAAATACAGAGGTGCATCCGCCTTTGGCATATGCTTAGACTGCTCAGCCATGTAGAAGTTCTCTGTTTTTTGCATGATTAGCATGACCCCAGGCTCACTCAAATATTTGATTAATGCACGGTGTTTGGGCAATCCACGGTATGCACGGAATAATGCCAAACCGCCACCACCTTCTTCGGGGCTGGTATTTCCTTCTGCGATCAATCGTTTTGCTTCTCGCAATAATTCTCCAACTAGTTTGCGTTGCACTGCTTCTAGTTGTTGCACAGCAGGTTTTAGAGCAGTAAACAACTCTTCACGATTATCTTGAGCCGTAGGACCCGATATAATTAAAGGCGTACGAGCATCGTCAATCAAAACAGAGTCAACCTCATCAATCATTGTAAAGTGAAACTTACGCTGTACAATTTCATCGGGTTTGTGCGCCATATTATCACGCAAGTAGTCAAAACCAAACTCATTGTTAGTACCATAAGTAATATCAGCACGATAAGCCGCTTTACGTTCAGGAGAATGAGGTCTGTATTTATCGATACAATCTACTGTCAGTTGCAAGAAGTTGTGAATAGGAGCCATCCATTCTGCATCCCGTTTGGCTAAGTAATCATTTACAGTAATCAAATGTACCCCTTCGCCAGCCAAACCATTCAAGTACGCAGGCAAAGTCGAAACCAATGTTTTTCCCTCTCCTGTAGCCATCTCTGCAATTTTTCCTTGGTGCAAAACGATCCCTCCAATCAACTGAACGTCGTAATGAACCATATTCCAAGTCACTTCATTGCCAGCAGCCATCCAAGAGTTTTTCCAAATTGCTTTGTCTCCATCAATTGATACAAAAGGTTTGGGACTACCCATTTGTTGAGCAGCCAATTCTCTGTCCATATCGGTGGCAGAGACTTCTAAAGATTCACTTTCGGCAAAACGGCGAGCAGTTTCTTTTACCACAGCAAATGCTTCTGGTAGAATTTCATTCAAAACAACTTCTATTTCCTCGTCTCTTTCTTTTTTTAGAGTATCAATCTCAGCAAATAAATTTTGTTTTTTCAGAACATCTTCTGTTGCATCAATATCCGATTGAATCGCTGCAATTTCACTGTCAATGGTTTTTAGATGCTCGGCAATACGATCTTTAAATTCAAGGGTTTTGTTGCGCAATACATCGTTGGAAACGGATGTTAATTTTGCATATTCATCCTTAATTTTTTCTACAATGGGTAGAATCGTTTTAATATCACGATCGTATTTATCACCAAATAGTTTCTTTAAAAAACCAAACATGTTTTCTTTAGTTTATGAAGCAATTGTCAAGGGTATTATCAATTACTTAAAATGAATAATTTTCTTATTAGGATGTTGAGGGAAATTCAGAGTTAACAGTTTGTTCTGAATAAGAGTACTTGCTATTGACTCAACATTGTAGCAAATATAACATTTAATTTTGCTATCACATTTTATTCCATCTGTATTATGTATGCCATATTGGCAAAAATTGTAATTTTTTATCGACTTTTTGGCACTTAAATCGTAATTTTCGCCATAATGCTAGCTTATTTTGCAAAAGCACATTGGTGTTGAAAAGCAATGTAATAGCTTTTTATATTCACTCAGTTGTTCAAAACAGTAAATTTCATGCCTTATTTTATCAGTTGCTTATTGCTTCTTATTCTTTTTAGTTGCGAATCCAATGACACAACCCAACAGACAGAAGAATCAACTCCAAATGACACGACTTTCTATACTAAAGCATATTATTACCCTATAGAAACCTTATCAGAAGAAAAGGTATATGAATATGTTTTAGAGAATGAAGGGGAAGCTTATTTATCTCATTATCTGTCCCTAAAAGCAGAACCCGCCGAAAGTGGAACGAGTTACTTAATTTCTAAGTATTATGCGCCTAATTTTCAGCAAAACCAATCCATAAAAGAATGGATTATAAAAGACGGTGTTATTACACAAGAATATACCTTTTGGGTGATGGATAGTATTAGCCAAACGCTTAAAGAATATCCCAACAATGTTAGTCAAAATGTTGTGTTTCCCTTTTACGCAGCATTAGATTCTGCCATGGCATATCGTTTTGTTTGCGAAATGAAACTTCCTCCTGATTTTCTAACTGTTAAACTGATTCGTGATCGAAAATTTAATAAAAAATTATCTTACGAATACAAGGGCGAAACTCTTGATGCGATTGCTTTTACTGCAACAGATTTGTATGATATAGAAAATACAGAAGGAGGTGGTTTTTGGAATCAAAAGAAAGCAAGTATCGAAGTTTATGCCAAAGGGATTGGTTTGGTCTACAAGGAAACAAAAACAGCAGGGGCAGAGGAGACAGAAATTGTACGATTGGCTAATATTTATTCTGTCCAAGAGTTTGAAGCATTGAAAAATGACTATAAGTGATAATAAAAAACAGAATTCATTGAAACGAGGCTGTTGAGCAAGTTACAACACAATTGAATAAAGCAGTGTAGCACGTAAACTGAAAACGACTACTCTGATTGATTGTAAAATTATTTTTCAACAGCCTCACTCTATAGTAATCTGTAAGTGTAAATTAGACGACTCGCATAAAGTTAGAAACACCTTGAGCAATTAGTTGCCCTTTTTCATTTTTAAGAATACAACGAACATTAGCGGTGCGTTTTCCTATTCTAATAACCTTAGGAATGCCAGTAATGACTTCACCCACTTTAGCTCCTTTCAGAAAATCTATATTCATGGTCATCGAGACATAGGCAGCATCTTTATCACTTTTTAGAAACAATTGGAAACCTAGTATTTCATCAATGATTGCAGCGACGGCACCACCGTGGATTGCCCCCATAGGGTTGAGCATATCTTCACGAACTTCGAATGCAATTTCTACATCTCCTTCTTCTGTGATTGCTGTTACGGCACCATTTAACCAAGCCCCTAAGCCAGGAAGGTATTCGCCCATTTTTTGACCAAGATTCTCTTTCAATTGTTGGATGTAATCAGCTTTCATTATAGTTTACCTAATTTTTCTAATCCCTGTGTAATTTGTTCTGTATGAGCATCATTTTTAGGGCGTTTAAAAATTTTAGTAATGTTCCCCTCTTCATCAATAATAAAAGTAGTTCTTAGAACTCCCATTTTGATATTTCCATACATGTTTTTTTCGCCCCATGTGCCATAGGCTTCCATAACAGATTTGTCCGTATCGGCAATTAGCGGAAAAGGTAACTCAAATTTTTCTATAAATTTTTGGTGCGATGCAGCTGTATCAGGACTTACGCCTACTACTGCATATCCTTTTTCGAGCCAATAGGTATAATTATCTCTAAGATTACATGCTTCTTTGGTGCAACCAGGCGTATTATCTTTTGGATAAAAATAAAGAATGAGGTTTTTGCCTTTAAAATCACTTAATTGGATGGTGTTGCCATCTTGGTCTAGTCCTTTGAAATCAGGCGCTTTATCGCCTTCTTTGAGTGTTACTGCCATTGTTTTTTTATTATAATAGTTGACAATAGCTTGCTATTTTACTAGTTATGGGCAATGCTATATTAGATACTTGGATGATATTCTGTTTTGCATCAATAATCTTTTAGTGCTACAGAGTCAGAAGCACAAAGAATAAAATAGCAAGCTATTAAGATTTAGTAGTTCGTTGATTTTTTACTTTTTTACCAAAAAGATAAAAAAGCACATTTATATTAGTTTGATAATCAAAACCTTAAGACAAAATGCAACAGATTTGCAACTTGTTGATTCTCAAACTAATAAAGTTTTTCAACGAACTATTGAAGATTAATAAATTTGTTTTATTCGCTAACAGGAGCCAAACGAACAATTAAACCATCTAAATCATCGTGTAAATGAATTTGACAACCCAAACGGCTGTTATCTTCTACAAAAAAAGCTTGATCTAGCATATCTTCTTCATCTTCTGATGGGTCAGATAAGTCGTGGTCACTTTCAACATACATGTGGCAACTTGCACAAAGCGCCATTCCTCCACATGTACCCTCAACAGGCAATTCAGCAGCTTTACAAAACTCCATCATATTCATATTCATATCTGTAGGAGCTTCCAATTCGTGTTTGTTGTTTTCACGGTCAATTACCGTCACTTTAATCATGTTGTCCATGGTTGCGAATTTTATGCACAATAGTTAGATAGGTGTTCTAACAATTGCTTAAGTAACAAAAAAATCATTGAATTGTTCTTAGGGCTTGATGCAAAACAATACCAAAGGTAACCGCAACATTCAAACAAGGAGTATGACCTAGTGCTGGAATGTAAATACTTTGGTCAATCAAAGGCAATACATCTGTTGGCAAACCTTCTTTCTCGCTTCCGAAAATAAGCAAATCGTTTGATTCGAACTGAACGTTGTTTAAGTGCTGTGCTTTTTCGTCAACAAGCGTTGCAATTTTTCTGCCCTCATAATCTAATAAAAACGAGTCAATCGTTTCTATCTTGATAATTTCAATATGATCAATTGCACCAGCTGTCCATACCTTTGCCATATGGGCCATATCTGCCCTTGCTTTTTTGCTATGTGTTGGGGGCAAAAGCAAGTTGTTTTTATCGTAAATATAAACCTTATCAAGCCCATAAAATTCGGCGCTTCGAATCATAGAGGAAAGGTTTGGGCGGTATTCTGGCGCAAAGAGTAAGACATTCATAGTGTATTATTTGGGGCAAAAGTAAACAAAAAAATATCAATAAAACGCTAAAGTCTAGCCTAAATACGACGGAGTTGCTCTAAAAGCCAAGCACGCTCTGTTAGAGGCTGCAAGGTATCGATACTATTTTGCAACTGTTGGCGCGCTTTAGAATCTCTAGGCGGAAGTTCCAATAATTTCTTCGTCAAGCGAATAATATTGAGGTAGTTTTCACGATGATAACCCATAATTTCTTTTCGTTGAAGATAAATCGTGAAACTATGAAAAAAGGAATCTAAGGCATCGTGACTTTGAGTTTCGTAATAAATCTTCATAAGCATTGTCTTTGCATCCAAATTAAGAAACAAATCGTCATACTCCACCTGAATCAACCGTTGCATGGCTTTTTCATAATCTCCTTTTGCAAAATATAGCTTAGAGGTATTATAGTGTTTGTAACTTTCTCTATAATCTACCTCTACATACTTGGCGTATTGAGGAATATAACTTGCAATCCAATCGTATTCTTGAAGGCGCAAGCCTGCTGATGCAATATTTTTATAAGTAAATCGACTCAGCACATTGTTATCTAGTAGTGTTTTGTTTTGTAATCCGTGTTTGTATAATTCAAAAACTTCTCGGATAAATTTCTGAGATTCATCGGAATTGATTCGGCGAATACAATAATTAATCGCCAAAGTATAAATATCTCGCTTTTCCTTTAGAGGTAACAACGATTCATATTTTAATAAATTATTTTTTAGACACTCAAAGTAATCGGAGTTATCAGGAATGGTTAAAGCCATATAAGCTTGATGGTACAATTGAATGGCAGGAATAGTAGCATAAGGCATTTGATCGACAAGATGTAAAATCGCTTCCAAAAAAGGGATGTTATAAGTAGTCTTATATAAGTTTTTGTGACTAATAGCAACACAGGCGTAGCGCAAGTTTTCGGTCATAAAAGCAATAGAAAAATTATCTAAGATAGCTTGAAGGTTGGTAGCACGCATTCTTGATTGAAGTGCTGTTTGTTTGAAGTGTTCTTGTTCAATCTGATAGGCATGATAGTAATATTCATGCGTTTTATGCGGCGACTGATGAAGCTCTTTTTGTCCTTTGAACCATTGTTGTTGTGCCAAATGAGGTCTGTTGCGTGTACTCAAAAAAGAAGTAATATTTTTTTGTCGCTCAATCGTGTTTTTTTTTGACATCCAAAAATGGACAAAATCTTCTAAGTTTTTGATGCCTTTAGACATCAATCTTCTAAGCTTTAAATCGTTGTATTTTTCATTTGGGAAAAGGTGTTTAAAAACCCGTTTTTTGTTAATAGATACCTTAGAAAGTATTCTCCTAGAGTTTATGAAACTAAATAGTGCTGTTAGTTTAGGGTCATGATTGTGCAAAGGCGATTTCAACCACTTGTGAAATGCCTCTAATTCTATGCTGTCTAGGCAGGTATATATGCGTATTAATTTGGATTTTATCATTTAGTAAAGATACAATAAAAAGTAGACAAAATTCATTTTTTGTGTTCGACAAGAGCTATTCATTACGTTATCTTTGGTATTATCAATAGTGAATTCATGAACACTAAAGCACGTATATATTATATCAAACCTCTTGCAAATTATAAAATGATGAAAATAATACAATCAAAAAACAAGTTTCAACTTTATGGAACGATAGTTTGCTTGCTGCTTTATTGCAGCTTGGCACAGGCTCAAACGACAACTATCCCCGATGCTAATTTTGAGCAAAAATTAATCAATTTGGGAATCGATTCAGATGGCTTAGTTAATGGGCAGATTTTGAATAGTGATGCTGTTGGCGTTCAAGCACTAGATTTGAGTGCCAGTAATATCGTAGACTTGACAGGAATCGCAGCATTTGCAGATTTAGAAATTTTGACCGCTAATGATAATCAGTTGACAAATGTGGATGTTTCCTCCAATCCTCTTTTGTGGAAATTAGAAGTAGATCAAAATCAATTGACTAGCATCAATATAGTGAACAATGCTGCCCTAATTGAATTAGATGTTTCGAATAACCTTCTGACAGCTTTAAACTTACCCAATACAACGAGTCTAAAAACCGTTAAAGCTTCTTACAATCAGTTGACAACAATAGATTTGACAAATTTAACCAACTTAGAATATTTTAGGGGTAGTGATAATCAGTTAACAACTTTAGATGTCAGTAATAACGCAGGGCTAAAACACCTTAGTTGCGCCAAAAATCAATTAACAACCTTAGATGTATCCAACAAACCAGCACTGAAACAGTTGTCTTGTTTATACAATCAATTGACAACTCTTACGATAACTAATACTCCTGCATTAGAGTCGATTAATTGCGTCGACAACCAATTAACCACTTTGAACATACCCAATGCTCCTGCTTTATTTTACCTAAATTGTTCGGAAAACCAGTTAACTCAGTTGACAGTACCAACTAGTACTTTATTAGAAGATTTAGACTGTTCAGAAAATCAGTTAACCGCATTAAACATTGCTCATTGTACGAGTATGCGTACACTTACGCTTCATGATAATATGCTAACTTCTTTGAATTTACTTCCTTTAGTAGATTTGAGAGAACTAAATGTTAAAAATAATTCATTGACGAGTTTGAATCTTACTGGCAATACGAACCTTTGGGTATTGAATTGTAGCAATAATGCTATTGCTACTTTAGATATGACAAATAATACGAATGTTTCAACAATATACTGTAGTGATAATCAAATAACTAGTTTGCTAGTACCCAACAATACTAATTTGAGATACATCAGTTGTAGCGATAACCAATTAGCAAGTTTAGATATATTAAATAGTCCTAATTTAACTAGTATTGGATGTTACCGTAACCAGTTAACTAATTTGAACATACCGAACAGTCCTAATTTATCAGTGGTATCGGCTGGCGAGAATCAACTCTCTAGCTTCAATTTATTGAACCATCCTAATTTGACTAGTTTTTCAGTAGGTGAAAATTTGTTTACAAGTATTGATTTGTCTAGTGTTCCTGCTTTGAAAAAACTAATAATCACTAGTAACCAATTAACCACTTTAGATGTTTCTAACAACCCTGATTTAGAAGATTTATTTGTAGGAAGAAATATGTTAAGTGCTTTAGATGTTTCTAATCTTCTTAAATTAAAAAGATTAGATTGTTCATTTAATAACATTAGTGGCATGTTGGATTTGACACGAAATCCAGATTTGGATATTATGTATTGTTACGCCAACCAATTATTGAGATTACAGTTGCGAACAACCAATCTTAGTAGAATGTATTGCCAACAAAATCTTTACGGACTCCAAATTTGCGTTCCAGATACTACTGCAGCGTTGTCAAAACCAAATTTTGGTCAAATTGCTTGGGTAAAGGATGTGCATGCTGTTTACTTATCTGAAAACTGTTATCGAATGGCAGTAAGGGGGCGCATTGTAATCGATAGTATGACAAATTGTATGGCAGATAGTCTTGAAAAAGGATTGATTCATAAAATGGTTCGATTTCAAAGAGGAGCGGATGTATATTATGCAACAACATACAACACCAATGGAAATTATATTGCGCACTTGGATACGGGAACCTATGTCGTATCAGTTGTAACAGGAAGTATGTATTGGCAGTCTTGC
It includes:
- a CDS encoding T9SS type A sorting domain-containing protein — translated: MMKIIQSKNKFQLYGTIVCLLLYCSLAQAQTTTIPDANFEQKLINLGIDSDGLVNGQILNSDAVGVQALDLSASNIVDLTGIAAFADLEILTANDNQLTNVDVSSNPLLWKLEVDQNQLTSINIVNNAALIELDVSNNLLTALNLPNTTSLKTVKASYNQLTTIDLTNLTNLEYFRGSDNQLTTLDVSNNAGLKHLSCAKNQLTTLDVSNKPALKQLSCLYNQLTTLTITNTPALESINCVDNQLTTLNIPNAPALFYLNCSENQLTQLTVPTSTLLEDLDCSENQLTALNIAHCTSMRTLTLHDNMLTSLNLLPLVDLRELNVKNNSLTSLNLTGNTNLWVLNCSNNAIATLDMTNNTNVSTIYCSDNQITSLLVPNNTNLRYISCSDNQLASLDILNSPNLTSIGCYRNQLTNLNIPNSPNLSVVSAGENQLSSFNLLNHPNLTSFSVGENLFTSIDLSSVPALKKLIITSNQLTTLDVSNNPDLEDLFVGRNMLSALDVSNLLKLKRLDCSFNNISGMLDLTRNPDLDIMYCYANQLLRLQLRTTNLSRMYCQQNLYGLQICVPDTTAALSKPNFGQIAWVKDVHAVYLSENCYRMAVRGRIVIDSMTNCMADSLEKGLIHKMVRFQRGADVYYATTYNTNGNYIAHLDTGTYVVSVVTGSMYWQSCPSTQMVVIDTSSGVHELDWALEAVVSCPQLRVDISSPFLRLAGGGSYYVIDYCNEGTVMANNAYVEVDLDPSLSVSNSSVPIVGQNGNVYTFNIGNVPVDSCGEFFINVALDTGVLIGQTHCTEARIYPDSICMPNIWVNSRLAVDAVCQNDTVLFTINNHGAAMTQPTTYYVFEDNIMMRQNNFQIGVGGVQQVLQPADMGKTYRIITKQESGYPPILGDSIITAAVEGCRPYPDGSFNTGFITQFSNGNSSPFIAIDCQQNVASYDPNDKQAQPAGYDVVNHYIYDYTALDYKIRFQNTGTDTAFNIVILDTISPHLDLSTLEMGASSHNYTWSIQNGNVLNVKFANIMLPDSNVNEPLSNGFFRYRIEQKTNNPIGTVIHNSAAIYFDFNPPVITNTTWHTVGDDFVNVVLLDQTKVLDDAIEVTIYPNPFKQMTTLEVKGKDYKELELGVFDVTGRMIKQVTSTQQNRIELSRDAMIRGVYFYQLKGDGQLINIGKVVVQ